The proteins below come from a single Iocasia fonsfrigidae genomic window:
- a CDS encoding tetratricopeptide repeat protein, protein MFKEKRIYMVLFLLAFVMIVQTGLVSADHGLLLEGISKYYNGSYEDAIINFNDYLAEDSHNQADALYYQTLAYLKLNNVGAAKNNMNSLEEIGYKFGLLHWELGQVYLNKDGYFDSPFYNEAKRELIKARELGIDTAGFHKDLAVTHQGLGNIEEAINEYEASLAKSGKTDDYINLASLYRDSGQLKEALTAYEKALEDKRDDVSIYLNMGDIYLGLEDYQSAIDILSKGVEISPSFVAIRTKLAVALYSNGDIDKARDEFELIVEQNRNIYQAYYYLAEIYKKEGEIESAIAYYNDAIKYNGSYVRAYLALGDIYLEDDSPYKAMAQYIKALEHNPEHAPAHFSLALAYKNLDMKEAAINELRRAIHLDSSHVQAKRMLAEMLKE, encoded by the coding sequence ATGTTTAAAGAAAAACGAATATATATGGTTTTGTTTTTATTAGCCTTTGTAATGATAGTACAAACCGGTCTAGTATCTGCTGACCATGGTTTATTACTGGAAGGGATAAGTAAATACTATAATGGTTCATATGAAGATGCAATAATTAATTTTAATGATTACCTGGCAGAAGATAGTCATAATCAAGCCGATGCCTTATATTATCAAACACTTGCTTATTTGAAGTTAAATAATGTGGGTGCAGCCAAGAATAATATGAATTCACTTGAAGAAATAGGCTACAAATTTGGTCTCTTACACTGGGAATTAGGACAGGTTTACTTGAATAAAGATGGTTATTTTGATAGTCCCTTCTATAATGAAGCTAAAAGGGAATTAATTAAAGCAAGGGAGTTAGGAATAGATACTGCTGGTTTTCATAAAGATCTGGCTGTAACTCACCAGGGATTAGGAAATATTGAAGAGGCTATTAATGAATATGAGGCTTCTTTAGCTAAAAGTGGTAAAACAGATGATTATATAAACCTTGCTTCATTATATAGGGATTCTGGTCAACTTAAAGAGGCCTTGACAGCATATGAAAAAGCCCTGGAAGACAAAAGAGATGATGTATCAATTTATCTTAATATGGGGGATATTTATTTAGGGCTAGAAGATTATCAATCTGCTATAGATATATTGTCTAAAGGTGTAGAGATCAGTCCTAGTTTTGTAGCAATCAGGACTAAGCTGGCTGTTGCTTTATATAGTAATGGTGATATTGATAAAGCCAGGGATGAATTTGAGCTTATTGTAGAACAAAATAGAAATATTTATCAGGCATATTATTACCTGGCTGAGATATATAAAAAGGAAGGTGAAATAGAGAGTGCTATAGCATATTATAATGATGCTATCAAGTATAATGGAAGCTATGTAAGGGCATATCTTGCGCTGGGGGATATTTACCTGGAAGATGATAGTCCTTATAAAGCTATGGCACAGTATATAAAAGCCCTGGAGCATAATCCTGAACATGCACCTGCTCATTTCAGTCTGGCACTGGCTTATAAAAATTTAGATATGAAAGAGGCTGCTATTAATGAACTTAGAAGGGCAATCCATCTAGATAGTAGTCATGTCCAGGC